A window of Mytilus edulis chromosome 10, xbMytEdul2.2, whole genome shotgun sequence contains these coding sequences:
- the LOC139491592 gene encoding uncharacterized protein, giving the protein MLQKLADFWTYKDWEVLQNKEKRPRFGPLRKVQDSSSDKPTPVEWLKGTIKHQDSVRFAGGAGEPVKDIHKALDADFKKLPNTSHGQQSNTNETSDNVAPGFFNIQNWRETFERRMQMPTYTGCCTSYTDYSEYLASHCKDVSLEDDQSNQEDLYWKEESYYRSAQEIREHNRKSDISKLNLASGIDSDIADIAAQLMQGDSVLDVVDKMAANDDWKSKISFSKTDFQSQPAKTRTLKLNDCSEILVNLIEKTHPMLHKKPISNTKTPCHTPFLPVHRQNAFNQIPISTNSLLQRSNVKLNFLSTKQKADPSTPLVRSKSDCEVNFSNIWDSMHQCFVVCSAYENRRLTREVTVFTSTPLATVPTAVVTENRKRKASTTCTNQPAAKRQNSGNKKSQAASRMKQAASSSCNDLFATPLFIPSKYNQTVCVSSANKSSVTYRHQ; this is encoded by the exons ATGTTGCAAAAGCTTGCAGATTTCTGGACTTATAAAGATTGGGAAGTTTTGCAA AACAAAGAAAAGAGACCAAGATTTGGTCCGTTACGAAAAGTCCAAGATTCCTCTTCTGATAAACCAACACCGGTAGAATGGCTGAAAGGGACAATAAAACATCAAGATTCAGTTAGATTCGCTGGTGGGGCGGGAGAGCCTGTGAAAGACATCCATAAAGCTTTG GATGCTGATTTCAAGAAACTTCCCAATACTTCTCATGGTCAACAATCAAATACTAACGAG ACTAGTGACAATGTTGCTCCAGGCTTCTTCAATATCCAAAATTGGAGAGAAACTTTTGAAAGGAGAATGCAG atgcCAACGTATACTGGCTGCTGCACTTCATACACCGACTATTCAGAATATCTTGCCTCTCATTGCAAAGATGTCTCCCTCGAGGACGACCAATCAAATCAAGAGGACCTTTACTGGAAAGAAGAATCATATTACCGGTCTGCACAGGAAATCAGAGAACATAACCGGAAGTCCGATATTTCGAAGCTAAATCTCGCTTCTGGAATAGATAGCGATATAGCAGATATTGCTGCTCAGTTGATGCAAGGAGATTCTGTTCTTGATGTCGTAGACAAAATGGCTGCCAACGACGACTGGAAAAGCAAAATTAGTTTCAGTAAAACTGATTTTCAAAGTCAGCCTGCCAAAACAAGAACCTTGAAATTAAACGATTGCTCTGAAATTCTCGTCAACCTTATCGAGAAGACCCATCCAATGCTTCACAAGAAACCGATTTCCAACACCAAGACGCCATGTCATACACCATTTTTACCAGTTCATCGACAAAACGCCTTTAATCAGATTCCGATTTCTACAAACTCGCTACTTCAAAGGTCAAACGTCAAACTGAACTTCTTGTCAACAAAGCAGAAAGCAGATCCTTCCACTCCACTTGTTCGATCAAAATCAGACTGTGAGGTGAATTTCAGCAACATCTGGGACAGTATGCATCAGTGTTTTGTCGTTTGCTCTGCCTATGAGAATAGACGATTAACAAGGGAAGTAACAGTATTTACGTCCACGCCATTGGCAACTGTACCAACAGCGGTAGTCACCGAAAACCGCAAAAGAAAGGCTTCAACAACATGCACTAACCAACCAGCTGCAAAACGCCAAAATAGCGGTAATAAAAAATCTCAAGCGGCATCTCGAATGAAGCAAGCCGCATCATCATCATGTAATGACCTTTTTGCTACACCACTTTTTATTCCATCCAAGTATAACCAGACCGTTTGTGTTTCATCTGCAAATAAATCGTCAGTAACATACAGACATCAATGA